One part of the Micrococcus sp. 2A genome encodes these proteins:
- a CDS encoding FAD-dependent oxidoreductase, producing the protein MSLTPELSPQPRLLIVGGGYAGFHIAKALQTKVKDRGGVVTLVDPLPYMQYQPFLPEIVGGHIEGRHAVVDHQTHLKDTEVVRGTVVKVEHARKVATVRGEDGAEFELPYQDVVMTAGATTRVFPIPGLGENGIGLKTVEEAVALRNQILERLDAASLSTDAEERRRALTFVVVGGGFAGIETVAEMENVIRTAVERNERLSQSEVRIVLVEAMGRIMPEVSEDQAENVVKHLQDRGIEVLLNTSLGDATGRVMTLTDMKSEDKAVKEKFPADTLVWTAGVAANGVAKQTDFPVEQRGRIEVTPTLQVKDGESGVLEGAWGCGDVCAVPDLTGSGPGGFCVPNAQHAVRQAKQLAANYMAVRHGEGEVAEYVHKSLGAVAGLGFLKGVGNPMGLKINGVPAWLAHRGYHIYAMPTLERRFRIASGWIAETLFGRDTTSVSGQDTPFNAFRAAAGVELEPVRFEQRERDTAQAEPAI; encoded by the coding sequence ATGTCACTCACCCCTGAGCTCTCTCCCCAGCCGCGCCTGCTGATCGTCGGCGGCGGCTATGCCGGCTTCCACATCGCCAAGGCCCTGCAGACGAAGGTGAAGGATCGGGGTGGCGTCGTCACCCTGGTGGACCCCCTGCCCTACATGCAGTACCAGCCCTTCCTGCCCGAGATCGTGGGCGGCCACATCGAGGGCCGCCACGCCGTGGTGGACCACCAGACCCACCTCAAGGACACCGAGGTCGTCCGCGGCACCGTCGTGAAGGTGGAGCACGCCCGCAAGGTCGCCACCGTGCGCGGCGAGGACGGCGCCGAGTTCGAGCTCCCCTACCAGGACGTCGTCATGACGGCCGGCGCCACCACGCGCGTCTTCCCGATCCCGGGCCTGGGCGAGAACGGGATCGGCCTGAAGACCGTGGAGGAGGCCGTCGCGCTGCGCAACCAGATCCTGGAGCGCCTCGACGCCGCGTCCCTGTCCACCGACGCCGAGGAGCGCCGACGGGCCCTGACCTTCGTGGTGGTCGGCGGTGGCTTCGCCGGCATCGAGACGGTGGCGGAGATGGAGAACGTCATCCGCACCGCCGTGGAGCGCAACGAGCGTCTCTCCCAGTCCGAGGTCCGCATCGTCCTCGTCGAGGCCATGGGCCGCATCATGCCCGAGGTCTCCGAGGACCAGGCCGAGAACGTGGTGAAGCACCTGCAGGACCGCGGCATCGAGGTCCTCCTGAACACCTCGCTGGGCGATGCGACCGGCCGCGTCATGACGCTGACCGACATGAAGAGCGAGGACAAGGCCGTCAAGGAGAAGTTCCCGGCGGACACCCTCGTGTGGACCGCGGGCGTGGCCGCCAACGGCGTGGCCAAGCAGACCGACTTCCCCGTGGAGCAGCGCGGCCGCATCGAGGTCACCCCCACCCTCCAGGTGAAGGACGGCGAGTCCGGCGTGCTCGAGGGCGCGTGGGGCTGCGGCGACGTGTGCGCCGTGCCCGACCTCACCGGCTCCGGCCCCGGCGGCTTCTGCGTGCCGAACGCCCAGCACGCCGTGCGCCAGGCCAAGCAGCTGGCCGCCAACTACATGGCCGTCCGCCACGGCGAGGGCGAGGTCGCGGAGTACGTGCACAAGTCCCTCGGCGCCGTCGCCGGCCTCGGCTTCCTCAAGGGCGTCGGCAACCCGATGGGCCTGAAGATCAACGGCGTGCCGGCCTGGCTCGCCCACCGCGGCTACCACATCTACGCCATGCCCACCCTGGAGCGCCGCTTCCGCATCGCCTCGGGCTGGATCGCCGAGACCCTCTTCGGCCGTGACACCACCTCCGTGAGCGGCCAGGACACCCCGTTCAACGCCTTCCGCGCGGCGGCCGGCGTCGAGCTGGAGCCCGTCCGCTTCGAGCAGCGCGAGCGGGACACGGCCCAGGCTGAGCCCGCGATCTGA
- a CDS encoding Bax inhibitor-1/YccA family protein, with the protein MANPVMNSQNFQQQMHAGQQQPGWYQGGTQSAQAPYGQPPSPYGQAQAFGAGQAAQQHAHQQSMEDAFRGPAAGAEHTGRMTYNDIIGKTGLMLILVIVGAAVGWALPALMAIGAIVGLVLGLVNSFKKNPSPALIMLYALAEGLFIGGISRVFESSYPGIVVQAVLGTFSVFAVMLALYTSGKFRPTPKMTKIVMAAMLGYLLFSLINMVLTWTGVLEGFGMREGPLGLLIGAVAVLLAAYSLTMDFEMGAEGVKAGAPQKYSWTVAFGLTVTLVWLYVEILRLLAIFRNND; encoded by the coding sequence GTGGCCAACCCGGTGATGAACTCACAGAACTTCCAGCAGCAGATGCATGCCGGCCAGCAGCAGCCGGGGTGGTACCAGGGCGGCACGCAGAGCGCCCAGGCCCCCTACGGCCAGCCGCCGTCGCCCTACGGCCAGGCCCAGGCGTTCGGCGCCGGCCAGGCCGCCCAGCAGCACGCGCACCAGCAGAGCATGGAGGACGCGTTCCGCGGCCCCGCCGCCGGTGCCGAGCACACGGGCCGCATGACCTACAACGACATCATCGGCAAGACCGGGCTCATGCTGATCCTCGTGATCGTGGGCGCGGCGGTCGGCTGGGCCCTGCCCGCGCTCATGGCGATCGGCGCGATCGTGGGCCTCGTCCTCGGCCTGGTCAACTCGTTCAAGAAGAACCCCTCGCCGGCCCTGATCATGCTCTACGCGCTGGCCGAGGGCCTGTTCATCGGCGGCATCTCGCGGGTGTTCGAGAGCAGCTACCCGGGCATCGTGGTGCAGGCCGTGCTCGGCACGTTCTCCGTGTTCGCCGTGATGCTCGCGCTCTACACCTCGGGCAAGTTCCGCCCCACGCCGAAGATGACCAAGATCGTCATGGCCGCCATGCTCGGCTACCTCCTCTTCTCCCTGATCAACATGGTCCTGACCTGGACCGGTGTGCTCGAGGGCTTCGGCATGCGTGAGGGCCCCCTCGGCCTGCTGATCGGCGCCGTGGCCGTGCTCCTCGCCGCGTACTCCCTCACCATGGACTTCGAGATGGGTGCGGAGGGCGTGAAGGCCGGAGCTCCGCAGAAGTACTCCTGGACCGTGGCCTTCGGCCTGACGGTCACGCTCGTGTGGCTGTACGTGGAGATCCTTCGCCTCCTGGCGATCTTCCGCAACAACGACTGA
- a CDS encoding aldose 1-epimerase family protein — MTPSETPPAAFGAAAAGGTQYRLERAGAEAVVVGLAGALRTYRVHGVDLTEPYGEDVIPPAGNGIQMSPWPNRVAAGRWSLGGVEQQLDITEPARGHAIHGLLRNTQFVPEQVSAHEVRLRAEVHPQHGWPFRLTHRVAYALGDDGALTVTMELENHAAAAAPVAFGAHPYLRVGDVPTQDLTLTVPAAAWIRTGEDLIPVETLSVEGTDRDFRAGRAVGTAGLDVGLTQLRADDDGRHRQTLRAPDGRSVTLWTDPAFAWTHVFVTDRLPGRETALAVEPLTAPADALNSGEGLHRLAPGARWSAQWGLIPSIAPEETDA, encoded by the coding sequence GTGACCCCCTCTGAGACGCCTCCGGCCGCCTTCGGCGCGGCCGCGGCCGGCGGCACCCAGTACCGCCTCGAGCGGGCGGGCGCCGAGGCCGTCGTCGTCGGCCTGGCCGGCGCGCTGCGCACGTACCGCGTGCACGGGGTGGACCTCACGGAGCCCTACGGCGAGGACGTGATCCCGCCCGCCGGCAACGGCATCCAGATGAGCCCGTGGCCCAACCGCGTGGCCGCCGGCCGCTGGAGCCTGGGCGGGGTCGAGCAACAGCTGGACATCACCGAGCCGGCCCGCGGCCACGCGATCCACGGGCTGCTGCGGAACACGCAGTTCGTGCCCGAGCAGGTCTCCGCGCACGAGGTGCGCCTGCGCGCGGAGGTCCACCCGCAGCACGGCTGGCCCTTCCGCCTCACGCACCGCGTCGCGTACGCGCTCGGCGACGACGGCGCCCTCACGGTCACCATGGAGCTGGAGAACCACGCGGCCGCCGCCGCGCCCGTCGCGTTCGGAGCGCACCCCTACCTGCGCGTCGGGGACGTGCCGACCCAGGACCTCACGCTCACCGTCCCCGCCGCGGCCTGGATCCGCACGGGGGAGGACCTGATCCCCGTGGAGACCCTGTCCGTGGAGGGCACGGACCGCGACTTCCGTGCCGGACGCGCCGTGGGCACGGCCGGCCTCGACGTCGGCCTCACGCAGCTGCGGGCCGACGACGACGGACGCCACCGCCAGACCCTCCGCGCCCCGGACGGCCGGTCCGTGACCCTGTGGACCGATCCGGCCTTCGCCTGGACCCACGTGTTCGTGACCGACCGGCTCCCGGGCCGGGAGACCGCCCTCGCCGTGGAGCCGCTCACGGCCCCCGCGGACGCCCTGAACTCGGGTGAGGGCCTGCACCGCCTCGCCCCCGGCGCCCGCTGGTCCGCCCAGTGGGGCCTCATCCCGTCCATCGCACCCGAGGAGACCGACGCATGA
- a CDS encoding AI-2E family transporter, translating to MSSTLSAQTKINKDVPYGLTVAAAWSWRIVAIIVGLAVVWHLASFVSLIIIPLLVAALLATLLAPVYEALRKGGVTKVLASLLCVLLLILVVVGLAALAGQQVVQGFADLSERLGQAVDGAVAWLGTMGVNTQISSESLDSVWQTIRDHSGAVMDSALSFGTTAANIGTGVFIALFTLIFFLYDGDRIWRFLLLFVPKAHRHTVDRAGRSGWHSLGSYVRVQILVAFIDAVGIGLGALLLGVPLPIPLAVLVFLASFIPMVGAVVSGGLAVLLALMANGPVNALLMLGVVILVQQLESNVLQPLVMGKAVALHPLAVFLAVATGSTVMGLVGAVFSVPLLAFVNSFIRGLSVEEPESLTSRSDAHLDPAASVDAAGSHRHVPDDHQDPALASQEEAATHTDRA from the coding sequence ATGAGCTCCACGCTCTCCGCGCAGACCAAGATCAACAAGGACGTGCCCTACGGGCTGACGGTGGCCGCGGCGTGGTCATGGCGCATCGTGGCGATCATCGTGGGCCTCGCCGTCGTGTGGCACCTGGCGAGCTTCGTCAGCCTGATCATCATCCCGCTGCTCGTGGCCGCCCTGCTCGCCACGCTGCTCGCCCCGGTCTACGAGGCACTGCGCAAGGGCGGGGTCACCAAGGTCCTCGCGTCGCTCCTGTGCGTGCTGCTGCTGATCCTCGTGGTGGTCGGGCTCGCCGCGCTGGCGGGCCAGCAGGTCGTCCAGGGGTTCGCCGACCTGAGCGAGAGGCTCGGCCAGGCCGTGGACGGCGCCGTCGCCTGGCTGGGCACCATGGGCGTGAACACGCAGATCAGCTCGGAGAGCCTGGACAGCGTGTGGCAGACGATCCGGGACCACTCGGGCGCGGTCATGGACAGCGCGCTGAGCTTCGGCACCACCGCGGCCAACATCGGCACCGGCGTCTTCATCGCCCTGTTCACCCTGATCTTCTTCCTCTACGACGGCGACCGCATCTGGCGCTTCCTGCTGCTCTTCGTGCCCAAGGCGCACCGCCACACCGTCGACCGCGCGGGCCGCTCCGGCTGGCACTCCCTCGGCTCCTACGTGCGCGTGCAGATCCTGGTGGCCTTCATCGACGCCGTGGGCATCGGCCTGGGCGCGCTGCTCCTCGGGGTGCCGCTGCCCATTCCGCTCGCGGTGCTCGTGTTCCTGGCCTCCTTCATCCCCATGGTCGGCGCCGTGGTCAGCGGCGGCCTGGCCGTGCTCCTGGCCCTCATGGCCAATGGGCCGGTCAACGCGCTGCTCATGCTCGGCGTGGTCATCCTCGTGCAGCAGCTGGAGTCGAACGTCCTCCAGCCGCTCGTGATGGGCAAGGCGGTCGCGCTGCATCCGCTCGCCGTCTTCCTCGCCGTGGCCACCGGCTCCACCGTGATGGGCCTCGTGGGCGCCGTCTTCTCCGTGCCGCTGCTCGCGTTCGTGAACTCGTTCATCCGAGGGCTCAGCGTCGAGGAGCCGGAGTCCCTCACCTCCCGTTCCGACGCACACCTCGACCCGGCAGCGTCCGTGGACGCCGCGGGATCGCACAGGCACGTCCCCGACGACCACCAGGACCCCGCCCTGGCCTCCCAGGAGGAGGCCGCCACGCACACGGACCGCGCGTGA
- the ilvA gene encoding threonine ammonia-lyase yields MRWVRPAPRDPAADPGHSLPVTLADVERAREVLADVAEVTPLQHARPLSREAGTPVHLKCENLQRAGSFKVRGAYVRMAALSPEERARGVVAASAGNHAQGVASAAARLGIRARIVMPRGVALPKLQATREHGAEVVLHGSTVDEALAEAQRHADETGAVFIHPFDSADVVAGQGTVGLEILDALPEVDTVIVGIGGGGLISGVAVAMKERARLSGREVRVVGVQAAGAAAYPPSLAEGRAQALEHTSTIADGIAVGRPGAVPFAIVSALVDAVVTVTDDEIAAALVHLLERSKLVVEPAGAVGVAALLSGRVADLGFELGTTAVVLSGGNIDPMLLLKSIQSGLSAAGRYMTVRIPLRDRPGELATISRIIAEEEVNVVRVDHTRVGPQLSLGGVHITIDMETRGHEHSLAVLEALRSAGYSPRQHL; encoded by the coding sequence GTGCGCTGGGTGCGCCCCGCGCCGCGGGACCCCGCGGCAGATCCGGGTCATTCCCTGCCCGTGACCCTGGCCGACGTCGAGCGGGCCCGGGAGGTGCTCGCCGACGTCGCCGAGGTGACCCCGCTGCAGCACGCGCGTCCGCTCAGCCGGGAGGCGGGCACCCCGGTGCACCTCAAATGCGAGAACCTGCAGCGCGCAGGATCGTTCAAGGTGCGCGGCGCGTACGTGCGCATGGCCGCGCTCTCCCCCGAGGAGCGGGCGCGCGGCGTGGTGGCCGCCTCCGCCGGCAACCACGCGCAGGGCGTGGCCTCGGCGGCGGCGCGGCTCGGCATCCGTGCGCGGATCGTGATGCCCCGCGGCGTCGCCCTGCCGAAGCTGCAGGCCACGCGGGAGCACGGCGCCGAGGTCGTGCTGCACGGGTCCACCGTGGACGAGGCGCTCGCGGAGGCCCAGCGGCACGCCGACGAGACGGGCGCGGTGTTCATCCACCCGTTCGACAGCGCCGACGTGGTGGCCGGCCAGGGGACCGTGGGCCTCGAGATCCTGGATGCCCTGCCCGAGGTGGACACCGTCATCGTGGGCATCGGCGGTGGCGGGCTGATCTCCGGCGTCGCCGTCGCCATGAAGGAGAGGGCCCGCCTCTCCGGGCGCGAGGTCCGCGTGGTAGGGGTGCAGGCGGCGGGCGCGGCGGCCTATCCGCCCTCGCTCGCCGAGGGCCGCGCGCAGGCCCTCGAGCACACCTCCACCATCGCGGACGGGATCGCGGTGGGACGGCCCGGCGCCGTGCCGTTCGCGATCGTCTCCGCGCTCGTGGACGCGGTCGTCACCGTGACCGACGACGAGATCGCCGCGGCCCTCGTGCACCTGCTGGAGCGCTCCAAGCTCGTGGTGGAGCCGGCGGGCGCGGTGGGGGTGGCGGCGCTGCTCTCCGGGCGCGTCGCGGACCTGGGCTTCGAGCTCGGCACCACCGCGGTGGTGCTCTCCGGCGGGAACATCGACCCCATGCTGCTGCTGAAGTCCATCCAGTCCGGCCTCTCGGCCGCGGGCCGCTACATGACCGTGCGGATCCCGCTGCGGGACCGGCCGGGCGAGCTCGCGACGATCTCCCGGATCATCGCGGAGGAGGAGGTCAACGTGGTGCGCGTGGACCACACGCGCGTGGGCCCGCAGCTCTCCCTGGGCGGGGTGCACATCACGATCGACATGGAGACGCGCGGCCACGAGCACTCCCTCGCGGTGCTCGAGGCGCTGCGGTCCGCCGGCTACAGCCCTCGGCAGCACCTCTGA
- a CDS encoding GPP34 family phosphoprotein yields the protein MLTAEKTHLLLTRADGRSESPAHHGIALSAAALADLREAGMVRVEDAPVASARLWVVAGGTAGDPVLDGLLPGVDALSGEKVSAVVAKGRPAALKPVAAHLVETGELEEHKAFLTTRRVPVTTSVKDGLTSHLTAVVLDEADPTAEDVLLLGILQHLNLARRLLPGAHERYDRREFTRRIEALTRSDLLVQAVRAAVAGRGGAIAATAAGVTSD from the coding sequence ATGCTCACCGCCGAGAAGACCCACCTGCTCCTCACCCGCGCCGACGGCCGCTCCGAGTCCCCTGCCCACCACGGGATCGCCCTGTCCGCCGCCGCGCTCGCGGACCTGCGCGAGGCGGGCATGGTGCGGGTGGAGGACGCCCCCGTGGCGTCCGCCCGGCTGTGGGTGGTGGCCGGCGGCACGGCGGGCGACCCCGTGCTGGACGGGCTGCTCCCGGGCGTGGACGCGCTCTCCGGCGAGAAGGTGTCCGCGGTGGTCGCCAAGGGCAGGCCGGCGGCGCTCAAGCCCGTGGCGGCGCACCTCGTGGAGACCGGGGAGCTCGAGGAGCACAAGGCCTTCCTCACCACCCGCCGCGTGCCGGTGACCACCTCCGTCAAGGACGGCCTCACGTCCCACCTCACCGCCGTCGTGCTGGACGAGGCCGATCCCACCGCCGAGGACGTCCTGCTCCTCGGAATCCTCCAGCACCTCAACCTCGCCCGCCGTCTGCTGCCCGGCGCGCACGAGCGCTACGACCGCCGCGAGTTCACCCGCCGCATCGAGGCCCTCACCCGCTCCGACCTGCTGGTGCAGGCCGTGCGGGCGGCGGTGGCCGGGCGCGGCGGCGCGATCGCGGCCACCGCGGCCGGGGTCACGTCCGACTGA
- the greA gene encoding transcription elongation factor GreA, with translation MTTNQSDAPWLTQEAFDRLSKELEHISGPGRQEIIERIEAARDEGDLKENGGYHAAREEQSKNEGRIAELKHLLETARVGEAAENDGAVHPGTVVTAVVAGDEMTFLFGNREIAADDESLEVYSERSPLGEAINGATKGHKVTYTAPNGKEIKVEVKDVQPYKG, from the coding sequence ATGACGACGAACCAGTCCGACGCCCCGTGGCTGACCCAGGAGGCGTTCGATCGCCTGTCCAAGGAGCTCGAGCACATCTCCGGCCCCGGGCGCCAGGAGATCATCGAGCGCATCGAGGCGGCCCGCGACGAGGGCGACCTCAAGGAGAACGGCGGCTACCACGCCGCCCGCGAGGAGCAGTCCAAGAACGAGGGCCGCATCGCCGAGCTCAAGCACCTCCTCGAGACCGCCCGCGTGGGCGAGGCCGCCGAGAACGACGGCGCCGTGCACCCGGGCACCGTGGTGACCGCCGTCGTCGCCGGCGACGAGATGACGTTCCTCTTCGGCAACCGCGAGATCGCGGCCGACGACGAGTCCCTCGAGGTCTACTCCGAGCGCTCCCCGCTCGGCGAGGCCATCAACGGCGCCACGAAGGGCCACAAGGTCACCTACACCGCGCCGAACGGCAAGGAGATCAAGGTCGAGGTCAAGGACGTCCAGCCGTACAAGGGCTGA
- a CDS encoding DUF4307 domain-containing protein yields MSSATPHAAHAQEPTLANRYGTDQSRPGRRRAWIALGVVAFLSAVALAIVIGLSVSVGRIESKEIGYEIVDDSLARVTFQVSVPEDVTAECDIVVMDAQAAPVGFRTVRPESLPADERTRPSDSTWSYTVDVRTVGRGVTGVVDTCRAV; encoded by the coding sequence ATGTCCTCCGCCACCCCGCACGCCGCTCACGCGCAGGAGCCCACCCTAGCCAACCGCTACGGGACGGACCAGTCGCGCCCGGGCCGCCGACGCGCCTGGATCGCCCTGGGTGTCGTCGCGTTCCTCTCCGCCGTGGCCCTGGCGATCGTGATCGGCCTGAGCGTCTCGGTGGGGCGGATCGAGTCCAAGGAGATCGGCTACGAGATCGTGGACGACTCCCTCGCGCGCGTCACGTTCCAGGTGAGCGTCCCGGAGGACGTCACCGCCGAGTGCGACATCGTGGTGATGGACGCCCAGGCCGCCCCGGTGGGCTTCCGCACGGTGCGGCCCGAATCGCTCCCCGCCGACGAGCGGACGCGGCCCTCCGACTCCACCTGGTCCTACACCGTGGACGTCCGCACGGTCGGCCGGGGCGTGACCGGGGTCGTGGACACGTGCCGCGCCGTCTGA